In Leishmania mexicana MHOM/GT/2001/U1103 complete genome, chromosome 13, the following proteins share a genomic window:
- a CDS encoding putative ribonuclease HII, giving the protein MAGPVGVAATLYRISATPVRYAVVDSKQMKENARAETLEAMCAELSDSGVEGFMGTTARDGACCLVRYQRRKPLQAVAAALVDVSVINERNILNATLEGMSAVCDAIVRSYNAMSGLSILTPLTCAILIDGNRVPWTFLSGEERQRVRVQAVRKVEARKRIGIEYPALDGFGCTTVVKGDATLLSIAAASIVAKVARDAYAVSVMHRAFPQYGFDHHKGYCTAAHKAELARWGPSPFHRLDYAPVKGSLEGQSGGAKRTPASLRGPAM; this is encoded by the coding sequence ATGGCGGGTCCGGTGGGTGTCGCTGCCACCCTCTATCGCATTTCCGCCACACCGGTGCGCTACGCTGTGGTGGACAGCAAGCAGATGAAGGAGAACGCTCGCGCCGAGACGCTCGAGGCCATGTGCGCGGAGCTGAGCGACTCAGGCGTTGAAGGCTTCATGGGGACTACTGCGAGGGATGGCGCGTGCTGCCTCGTGCGGTATCAGCGGCGCAAGCCACTGCAAGCAGTGGCTGCGGCTCTCGTCGACGTTTCTGTCATCAACGAGCGCAACATCCTTAATGCCACGCTGGAGGGGATGTCTGCAGTGTGTGACGCCATCGTGCGCTCGTACAATGCAATGAGTGGGCTCAGCATCCTCACTCCGCTGACCTGCGCGATTCTCATTGACGGCAATCGAGTGCCGTGGACGTTCCTGTCCGGCGAGGAGCGACAGCGAGTGCGCGTACAGGCGGTGCGAAAGGTTGAGGCTCGTAAGCGGATAGGCATCGAATACCCTGCTTTGGATGGGTTCGGCTGCACGACTGTGGTCAAGGGTGATGCCACGCTTCTGTCCATAGCGGCTGCATCGATTGTGGCCAAGGTTGCAAGGGACGCGTACGCGGTGTCTGTCATGCATCGCGCGTTCCCCCAGTACGGTTTTGACCACCACAAAGGCTACTGCACCGCGGCGCACAAGGCGGAGCTTGCGAGATGGGGCCCAAGCCCTTTTCACCGCCTCGACTACGCGCCCGTCAAAGGCAGTCTTGAGGGCcaaagcggcggcgcaaaACGCACCCCTGCATCGCTCAGGGGGCCCGCGATGTGA
- a CDS encoding cis-prenyltransferase-like protein codes for MATHPQLQHGATSMQRGASLALNDSQDILALRTACGTFGVVCFSVLVFAFLGHIALALLKLSSRGGAPRASKAITVNKLHHIAHNVRHLGIIMDGNRRYGSRHALTARGPVPSVLREIREELCNAPELIETHSAAEQLCWLAARYKRFAAAIQHSSLDGHRVGGEKLLEVISHSMEAHIDMVTVYAFSTDNWNRPAAEVDALMSLFFFFFDRIRKEALERHIFVRFISTEPFRLPPRVVEFMRSVERETRVVQPRRLVLNICVSYSGQSEVVVACNRLVARRLRDSSGTASAAAVATEVTKEELDREMLRSITQNEHEAEDAHIFGGDVSVEPELILRTSGEQRISNFLLYECAYSEFVFLDKTWPEVTKEDIRQALSDFTRREKRKGR; via the coding sequence ATGGCGACTCACCCACAACTGCAGCACGGGGCCACCTCAATGCAGCGTGGCGCATCGTTGGCCTTGAACGACAGCCAAGACATCCTGGCTCTCCGCACGGCCTGCGGCACGTTCGGGGTGGTGTGCTTCTCCGTGCTCGTCTTCGCCTTTCTGGGGCACATAGCGCTCGCCTTGCTAAAGCTGTCTTCGCGAGGGGGCGCACCACGGGCAAGCAAGGCAATCACTGTGAACAAACTGCACCACATCGCCCACAATGTGCGGCACCTAGGCATCATCATGGACGGCAACAGGCGCTACGGCAGCCGCCATGCTTTGACGGCTAGGGGCCCCGTCCCATCGGTGCTGCGAGAGATACGCGAGGAGCTGTGCAACGCCCCTGAGCTCATCGAGACCCATAGCGCGGCCGAGCAGTTGTGCTGGCTGGCAGCGCGCTACAAGCGCTTTGCAGCGGCCATTCAGCACAGCTCCCTTGACGGCCACCGCGTCGGTGGGGAAAAGCTGCTGGAGGTCATCAGCCACAGCATGGAGGCGCACATCGATATGGTGACGGTGTATGCCTTTTCGACCGACAACTGGAATCGCCCCGCCGCGGAAGTGGATGCGCTCAtgtcgctcttttttttcttctttgaCCGCATCCGCAAGGAGGCGCTAGAGCGGCACATCTTTGTGCGTTTTATATCCACCGAACCTTTCCGCCTACCGCCTCGCGTGGTGGAGTTCATGAGAAGTGTGGAGCGCGAGACGCGAGTAGTTCAGCCCCGTCGGCTGGTGCTGAACATCTGTGTGAGCTACAGCGGTCAGTCGGAGGTAGTGGTGGCGTGCAACCGCCTTGTCGCCCGCCGCCTCCGAGACAGCAGCGgtaccgcctccgccgccgccgtcgcaacAGAGGTGACGAAGGAAGAGCTGGACAGAGAGATGCTGCGCAGCATTACGCAGAACGAGCATGAGGCGGAGGATGCGCATAtcttcggcggcgacgtctcTGTAGAACCAGAGCTTATTCTCCGCACAAGTGGAGAGCAGCGCATCAGTAACTTTCTCCTCTATGAGTGCGCCTACTCCGAGTTTGTGTTTCTGGACAAGACGTGGCCGGAGGTGACAAAGGAGGACATTCGACAGGCGCTCTCCGATTTCACTCGTCGCGAGAAACGTAAGGGGCGTTGA